Part of the Peromyscus maniculatus bairdii isolate BWxNUB_F1_BW_parent chromosome 23, HU_Pman_BW_mat_3.1, whole genome shotgun sequence genome is shown below.
ATCTCTCCCAGCTAAGGTGCTCTGAGAAGTGCGCTCCGTGTGGTAGTGCGCGCAGGGTGGATTGGTTTCTGTGACACATCCCAGGCCTTCCTGCGCAACAGTTCTGGATTTTAGTGGAATGTCTGCAGTTCTGTCATGGAGGCACAGGTGACCATTCCGGGCCCTAGGTGTTCTCTGAGGGTGTGCGTGTGGCAGAGGAGCACTGGGCTCCTCGGCTGAGGCTCAGCTTGGTGGGTGCGTTGTCCTGTCTACCCTGTGGTGGGCACGAGTGCCATGGCCCAGGACTCTAGGCACAGGGCACTGTCCTGTCTGCCTACATGTCTGGGCAAACCAAGGTTAGCCCTGCCAACCTTGGGGTCTCAGGCTTGGCCCATTCTGAGGCAGAAGGCACTtcagggcctgcctgcctgccaaggGGGCCCTGGAGAGACTGGTCCCCCTGTGACGGTGGCTGTGAAGAAGGGAGGGTCCTGAGATAGTCGACCGTTTTGGGGGTGTGGCGGTCTGTAGGAGCGGGAACGGCTGTATCCCGTGTATCTGCCAAAAGGGCCCTGCTGCTATCCCCAGTCCTAACTGTTCTTGAGGAGGTTtttgcctccccccaccccccgggtgGCTGGGGGAGAAGGGTGGAGCCTTGCACTGGCCTAGGAAACAGGCCGGGTGCTGGGGCCACAGCGCCCACTGGACTGAGGGGCCCTCAGAGGAGTGAGGCACTTGGGTCACACGACCGGGAGCCCTGGTGTCTTCCACCCCGGCCCAGCCAAGGCCCCTCCCTGGCCAAGCTCTCCTGGAGTGCTGGAGTGGCAGGAGGTAGGGCAGTGATGAGCCACTTCTTGGGGTCTCCTGAGGGTAAGGCTACAGAGGCCTGCTGCTGCAGGAAAGGCTTCGTCCACGTGCTTCCCACGCCTGCCCAGAGGCACCCAGGCTGTGCTGTGTGCTGAGCCCGTGCTCAGGGCAGCGGTGTGCTGGGGACCAGGGCAGGGTGGTTCTTCAGGGGTTCCTTCAGAGCCTTGGACAAAGTCGGTAGACGGAGTAGGGTGTCCTGGGAGGGCTCCCCTGTGTCTGAGGGTGGGCAGGTCTCGGGCAGCAGGGCCCTGgggctgccctgccctgccctccccctctTGGTTCTGCCCCCTCATCTGGGGCTCCAGATGGCTGTGGAGGGACACCGGTCCTGATAATAAGAGCCCCCAGCACGGTCTTCACACTGCTCCCAGCCTTGGGGTGGCATCTGTTACCTCCTCACAGGTTTGTCCTAGCACCCCTATTTTAtaattgaagaaactgaggtaagGGGTAGGGGATGGAAAGAAACCAGGTAGCCTGTGCAGAGTCCACAGCTCACAGAGGTGAGACGAGGTTTGACCATTGTCCTCGGATAGGTCTTGACTACAGAGAGGTGACTAGATGGCTGGCTGCCCTTACCCGTCTGCTGTGGAGCCATCTTGGCACCCAGGCTGGGGAAGTGCTGCCCAGTAGAGCTGCATGGGAGGAGCCCTGGGGTTTGGAGTCTCGTTGTTCCAAGACCGTAGCCATCAAGGACGGGTGCTCTAGAGACAAGGCTCCGGAAACAGCCTGGGCGGTTAGGTAGAGGGGCCAGGAGTGTTGCTTGGCCACTGGCCCTGTGCTTCAGGGTTGGTGCTGCCATCTGGGGACCGGATGTTCAGAGGGGAGTGGGGGCACCCTCCTTCCTTCTAGAGCTTTGGCAGGTTTGGGGTATCCAGCTTTAGCTGAGTCCTTCCTGCAACTGCTGGAGGCCTGTGTAGCCTCTACATTCTCTGTCCCTGGGGCAGTGAGCCAAGAGCAGGAAAAGAAGTGTCACCTGCCCACCAGGGGAAAGGGACACACTGTGCCATGGCTTCTTGTAAGGTGCAGCCTCCAGGAATGACATTTTACTACCAAGATTTGAAAGTGTGGCTGTTTAAACCAGGATGGGGATAGCATGATATCAGACACAAAAACTGCctgaatgacaaaaataaaaggagaaccTCAAAGAAGTTTCCAGCTGGTGGTACACTCGGTCACCTACGGTgacttcctgcctggtccatcTCAGACTGCTCCCAGCCTTCTCCACTGCTGCCAGGGTCAGGCCCGAGAAGCCAGTGCTGTCCAGCTGGTCAAGCTTGGCTGTGACTGGTGGTCAGGGCTGGGTGCAGGGCTTAGTCCTGGCCCCTGGGCCCCTCACCTTCCCCAGCCACTGTCCTGCCGTGGCAAGCGGGTCCCGGGGAAGCAGCTTCTCTGTCCTGGGCCGAAGCCCTGATGCCCATCTTGGCTCTACAGGTACTATCGGGGGACCCATGGGGTCATTGTGGTTTACGACGTCACTAGTGCCGAGTCCTTTGTTAATGTCAAGCGATGGCTTCATGAAATCAACCAGAACTGTGACGATGTGTGCCGAATATTAGGTGAGGCTGGacctggagggagggggtggtgggAGAGAGGGCGGTGCCCTGGCCAGGGGTTGACTGTGCTCTGTCTTCAAGTGGGTAATAAGAATGACGATCCTGAGCGGAAGGTGGTAGAGACAGAAGACGCCTACAAATTTGCTGGGCAGATGGGGATCCAGCTCTTTGAGACCAGTGCCAAGGAGAATGTCAACGTGGAAGAGGTAAGCTCTGCCCGATCCCCGTCAGAGGGGCAGGTGAGGAGGACCCATGCGCCTGCAGCAGACCTCCCTTCACCACAGCGCTCTCCCCACTCAGGTCTGCTCATGTGTGAGTGACCAGCAGTTACTCAGTGCCACTGCCGGCTGCCGCTGTCAGGCCGAGTCTGTCTTAGCTCAGCTGTCCTCTGAGGTGGGATCCCCTTAAGAATCAACCAGGGAGAGCTGGCGGCAAGCCCAGATCTTTGCCACCCCAAAGCCTTGCAGGTTCTATCCCAGCTGCTTCCCGTCAGCCCTCTCTGGAGCCCAtcactgagttcagttcccagtacccaggcCAGGCGGCTCACACccgcctgaaactccagctccgtgggtactgcactcacatgcacagacccacatACAGGAAAAAAGATTGAGAATACCCAAGAGATTGACTTCCCCAGACAGCTGTGGTCTTTCAGCATTCCCTTTAACCTTTGACCCCACTCCCTCCTAAAGCAGCTCTTCTCCACCTGGGggttgtaactagagttttcctgccttgcccacagtcaggacaaatctccgtcacccgccagtcccacagccgctcagacccaaccaagtaaacacagagacttatttttgcttacaaactgtatggccatggcaggcttcttgctaactgttcttatagcttaaattcatccatttccacaaatctataccttgccacgtggctcgtggcttaccagcatctttacatgcttcttgtcctggcgggggctggcagtgactccttccaccttcctgttctttcttttctcctctctgttagtcccgcctatacttcctgcctggccaatcagtattttatttattgaccaatcagagcaatttgacatacagaccatcccacagcaggggtcatgacccctttgggggttgaacaacccttcaCAGGGgctgcatattagatatcctgcatatcagatatttaattatgattcataaaagtagcaaaattagttatgaggtagcaatgaagtagttatggttgggggtcagcacccCATGCAGGACCGTGTTGAAGGGTGGCAGCGTTAGGAAAGCCGAGAGCCGCTGCCCTCGGGTGTGTTTTGAGGGCATAGAGCACACACCGGCAACCctagcaccggggaggcagagggaggagaattgtgagttcacggccaggcTGGGCTCCATAGATAGTCACAGTCAGacaccccgacacacacacacacacacacacacacacacagttgacaGAGGAACAGAAAATTGCCTGGGGAGGTGGCTGTGCTGGCCAGCAAGGGCGCCCGCCGCACTAGGTCTCAGGTCAGCCTTACCCTGTCATCTCTCCAGATGTTCAACTGCATCACAGAGCTGGTTCTACGAGCAAAGAAAGACAACTTggcaaaacagcagcagcagcaacagaacgATGTGGTGAAGCTCACGAAAAACAGTAAACGAAAGAAACGCTGCTGCTAATGGGCCAGTCCACTGCAGAGACTGCACTGCACCCTCCCCAGCCCGAGGCCTCGGAGGCTCCTCGGGGGACAGTCTCAGTTTAGTGCCGTTATTTAAAGAATTCTCTCCACGTTTTTTGTACCGGGAGGCGCCATCGGcacttcctcccctttccccttgAGTGCCAAGAAGGTGTTGGACGAGCCTGCCCTTCCCACTGGTGCCCACCTCCCTGCTGAGGCGCCTGGACCTGTCGAGGACGCTGCCAGCCGAGCGGACTGATTAACCAGTTTGTACATAGTGTATATTGCATTAACCAGCTGCACACCCTCAGCCTGCTCTGGCTTTTGCCTCCTTCCTGCCAACCTGCTGCAACAGACCCTCCCGAGCCCTCCTGTCCCGTCTCGACGGCAGCTTCCCGAGGAGCCAGCCTCATGTCCTAGCTGAGTCTTTGGCCAACCTGGGCCCGTGGAGTGCACTCTACACGGCTCCTGACCTCTGGGAGCTGGGGaacctggcctccacacaggccCTGCCCTCGGCTGGCCCTGGCCCTCAGTTCCACAGAGGAAGTCAGTCTTGCCCATTTGGCCAACAGGTTTCTCATTCTGCCTTCTAGATGCCTCTGCTACAAACCCAGGGGAGCTGTGGCTTCTCTCACTTACCCACTATGTTTCAGTTCCAGCAGAAAGGTAGGGGTACCGGTGTTCAGAGATGGAGCTTGCAAGGGGGAGCCTTATTGTAACAGACGGAGCCAAGTGAAGCCAAATGAAGCGAATTAAGTTCCTCAGTTATTTCCGTGAGACGACCTGTTTGGCTCACTAGCAAAAGTTGTGATGTCCCACTTTGGGTCCAGTGCTTTTAGAAAAGGTGTGTGGCTTCTGGTCACTGCGGGGTCAGGCTCTTTCCCTTTCATGGGGAGAGAGCAACTTTGTACCCTTGCTCCCGTGTGTGCAAGGGCCTCCCAGGGGAGCCAGTTTGAAATGTGGTCCCAGGCACCTCCGGCACACGCAGGGGGTGCTGGGTATGGGAGGACACCTCCGAGCGGGGACAGGCACCTTTGCGTGACTGACAGACCTGTTTAGTATGAAGGCGGGAGGAAGTTTCTTGGCCACTGGGAAGAAGtggcagtggggtggggggcagccagtattgaccccccccccagtcccctGGAGTAAAAATCAGGGTAATCTACATTTGATtacttcccccttcccccaggaCACTTGGTTCCCTTTCCCCTAAAGGATCACGTAACTGGGAAGAACTGATTTGGACACCATGATGTGTTTTAGATTTCCTTTCCTAGGCGATTTCCAGGCAGTCCTGACCGGACAATCATCACAGATTACTGCAGATTTTCCATGTTAACACTGTGGACGGGTTTTTAATCAATAAAACTGGGGCTTTCTTCTCACCTGTCTCTCCACTTGTCCAGACTGTCCAAAGCTGGGGTTCTGTGCGACAGGCCTGTGTTTCTGAGCTGCAGGCTGGGTTTGGGGGCTGTGGGCCTAGGAAGGTGGGTGCTGTGGGGGACACTTCAGGGCCAAGCAGTAGGCGGCTCCATACGATCCAGGTGAGCCAGGAGTTGAGGCAGATTCTGTTTTCAGGACTGTCTTGGCCGACAGGGGGCAGAAGGGGTCACACATGCTTCTGAGCACGTGGGAACCAGTGTGGAGGTGTTTGCCAATTCAAGCAATAAGAGGGTGATCTTGGAGCATCCAGCCCAAGTTAGGTGCCTCTGTGGCTTCTGGCACCTGCCTGTTAAGGCCCAGGTGATGGGTGACTTGGTGACAGCAGCGTGCCTGTCCCGCAGAGTGTCACATGCatgagtggggtggggtggggtaagggtgggggtgggggactcagTGCTAAACTGGTGTCCTGGTGGACCTGATGTGAAACTCCTGTCAACCAACAAACTTTTAAATGGTTTGCTAGGATTATTTCTGTATTGAAAGTTTCtaattatgctttttaaaaaaaattactaaaaataaagGTTCAAGCTGCCAAATTTCCTTCTAGGGTCCGTTTGCTCTCCTCCAGCTAGCTGTGCTCTGGGTACCTGGCTTCTTCCACTGTTGGGTCCAGCTCTTGTTGATCATAGGTGCCCATCGAGGGGCCTGGGAAACTGTCAAGGGCCAAGTCTGGTTTCTCCATGAATGGACGGTTCAGGACGGTGGTTCCCTTCTGGGCCCAGAGCACGTGTGGGAGGATGTCAGGGGAAGCTCCATGTTTATTCTTCACATGCCGGAAGGATGCAGTGGAAGCATCTGCTTGGAGGGAGCTCTTCCAGCTGAAGTCTCTGCCATGCTGGACAAGAGGGTGTGGGGCAAGACCCTGCCACCTTCACAAAGGACCCTTTGGCTCGGTACTAaccccgccgctgccgccgcagCCAGTGGTGGCTTGTGACACACAAAGCAGGTTGGTGACAGACAACCCTCCACACACCCAGGAACTGAGGCAGCAGGTCtgtagaaattaattttattcttagaCTATTTTCAAAAGAAGCAGTGGTGCgctgtttttctaaaaatatgcctttatagatttatatatgtgtattataaaaTCCATACGTGTATTTACACAATTGCTACATACAAAATTACAGCACTGTGGTATGTACATATCTATAAGTACATTCTTTCTGCTCAGCCCTGCTGTGCTTTTCCCCGTGGAGGGCAGGAGGCTTCGGGAGTGGTAAGCAGCTGCAGGCTGGGCCCAGAGATCCTCGGGGCCGGGGCCTCAGCAGGGATCGGGATGGCTGCTGCGGGAGGAGCAGAAGCAGCAGGCTGCAGGCCTTGTCCCCTGTAGGCCTGGTGGGCAGTATCTGGAGGCTCCCAGCAGCCTTACCCCATCCACCCTGTGGCATCCACCCTGTGGTACCCACGCTGCCTTCCATGTGTGGGTGGTTAAACTAGTCCCCTAGGAGGCCATCCTGTGGCCTGAACTTGCTCGACTTGGCCAGGTTGTATTTGAGGTGGGAGGGAGCTGTGGAAGACCAGTGCTCTCCCAGCCCTACCCACGAGGGGAAAAGTCTGGAAGGTTAAAGCCTCTAGAGGGCCAGTGGGAATGCTGCCAGGCCCAGGCCTCACTAGGGGTAAGGACTGTCTGCCCTGGAGGAAGCTGAGTGGAGGCAGCCAGAAGACAGGACCTTCCCTGGGGGTACAGAATGGCCTCGGTGGAGATTGGGTAACCCGGTTCTTAGGCCCTACAGCCCTAGGCTGGGGCTCCTGCCCTACAGGGACTCACTCCGGCAGAGGTGCATGCACATGGGTGAGGGGCTGTGCCTCCCCTACTCCAGGCAAGTGGCTGGCGCAGGAATGGAGGCTCGGGCCTCCTGAGGCATGCACAGGAGGCCTCAGTCTGTCCCCATGGTCAAAGtccaaggaggcagcagagcctTTAGGGTGGGCTGTGAGGAGCTGGGTCTGAGTGGCAGAGTCCGTCAGTGGACTGCATGAGCGGTGGCGTGAGCCCTGCTCACTAACAGGATCCTGGGGAAGCCCAGGCTGAGGCTTGGCTTGGGCAGTGGGGACAGGATTCATTCCTGTCCCTTGGCAGGGAGCAGCCTTCAGACAAGGCAGGCCCTACTTCTCGGTCTCCATCACACTAACAAAAGGCAATGAACCCACTGGAACCCACGGGCTCCAGCTGAAGCTGACGGGAGACCCTCTTCAACTGCCTCTCCATCCTCCATGGCCTGACTCCTCCCCACTTAAATTTTCctgaagaaggagaagagccGTTTGCTGTCCGCGGTGCTGGGTTCCTGCCCCCGCCCGACGCCGTGGCCCCTAGAGAAGGCCGCAGCAGGCCGGCTCTGTTCCTTCAGGTGCGTGTCCATCAGCTGCCTGTCAATGACCCTGTGCATGTCGTCCTGCAGAGAAGGAAAGGATGTGGATAAGCAGCTGCTCCTCCCTGGCCCTGGGGTTGGACAGGGAGGTGACAGATGTCAGGGCAGGTGACGATGAGGGATGAGATGAGTAAGCACTAGTTGGGGCTGGGGACCAAGAAAGCGGTGAATGTTGGTACCGTGCCAGGACAGTCTCAGCCAGCGTCTTGAGGCCTAGATAACAGAACAGCCCCGTGCTATATTAGCTCGTGGGGCCGTCTGGATGCCCGTGGTCTGGCTTGCCACCTCACCCTCAGTCAGCCCAGAGTGACCTTAGCTTCTCAGCTCTAGCTCAACGAGCTGGTCCCAAGAGGCTACCCGTGTCAGAATTTCCCCTTTCAGATCACTTCCAGGCTGTCGCTAATGCCCCACACCAGCAATGGTGGCTGTTTGGGACTGCCTCCCCACACCCCGGCCAGGCtcccacatggctgaagctgtgGGCAGTATCATCTTGAGACACTGTCTTGCTCCACCTCAGTCCGACTTCTGTTAGCTTCTTCATGGGGTAAGGATCTCACCCCCCTGACTAGCTGGTCACTTAGACAAGTAGCCCTGCCCTGTCCTACAGAAGAGCGGCGGTGAGCAGCTCATTTCTAGTCACCGGATTCTGACTTCTGTAGAAGGGGCCCACCTGACCATGGGCTCTGCTGCTAACAGGTTGTGAGGAGCTCTGTGTGGTCATCACCAGACAGCAAACCACACCAccaccttcctgcctccttcAGCTTTTAACCCAGCTGTGAGCTCTGACGTCCTGACAAAAAGACCCTCAGACAAACCCACGGGGACTCAATGGCTGGGATCCAAGCACGTGGCGGGTGAGGCCAGGTTGGGGTAGGCTCCATGCAGCAGGGAAAGACGGGCTCTGGGCAGCCACTCAGGAGCTGAGGGCACAGACCTGGAGAGCCTGGCCCCACTGCCCAGTAGCTTGTCTGTCCCTGTGTCACTCAAGTCCTGACCTGTGGGTGTGACCTGagtactttgaggtttcagaatgAAGCCACAGGACCTTTCTGACCTCACGGTCACTGCTGACAGCCTGgacacctctgctctccttccGTCCTCACCCTCCATCACATtcagcttcctccctgctcccGCCggctcctcctcatcttctcccTGCCAGCCCGGTTTTCCATTTGCCTCTCAGATTAACCCTGTGTCATTTTTGCCAGCACTCGGCACACGGCTCCTAGCGTCGTTCTCTACACCGAGGACAAACTCAATGAAGTATCTTGTTCAGCACCAGAGAGACAAGTCACAGACCTTCAGCAAGAAGCCCTTTCAAAGCTGCCATGTTTTCCCTGGCACGGTCACTTCAGattgcatttttacattttaaacagcCAAATTCATCAAGCAAATTCCGGAgcatgtgcgcacgcacacacacacacacacacacacacacacacacacacacacacacaagaactggTCACGATCCCACGCCTTTTGCTATTCCTGTGGTAAAAACCCGTCTACGGTAAGGTGGCATCAGCCTGCCAGAGCTGCCACACTCGCGGCACTgatgggggagaaggctgggccGATGGCACGTCACACGGCATGGAGATGGGGGTTCCGGGACACAGAACACAGTGGTCCATGGGGAGTGGCGGATGCAGGACAGcgatggaggagggaagagatggatGGATGCAAGGTTCAATCTCACCTCAAAGGCAGGAGGGGTGTACAACTAAAGCTGTTGGTACAGGAACTGAGAAAGGCCACTAGATCAGAAACCAAAGGAGCCAGatagtaaaaagccctgaggaaGCAAACTGTAGtcgggagagaagagagaacagctGTGGTGAGCCGGGGTTCCGGCTCGCTGGCTGCTGGGGGGAGCCAGGGAGCCAGTGACCTGCTGGTGAGGTCAGGACTGGTTCCCAGCCCCACAGCGCCATAGTGTAACGGTCACTACTACTCTGCCTGCCGTGGGGGCTCCCCTCAGGCACAGGTGCCTTTCCATCTGAAGAGAGACCCTAACCACTGGACCCACATTCCGACATTGGCCTACCCCAGCCTCATCCATGAGTCACAGCCCCGGGGCAGCAGGGTGTCAGGAGACCCTGACAACGGTGGTCCTGGAGCCAGACACCCTGACTCACTTTCTCCAGGCCCCGTGCGAACAGTgaacatggaaaaaggaagctgCAGACCGTAGAGAGGGAGGACAGCAACAGCCAGAGGCCTGCTGGGCTGGACCCAGCTGTGAGTTTTCACTCGGTCACATGGGGCTTCCCGGCCCCAACCTTGGTTTAAACCAACCAGAATGAGCAGCGAGGAAGGCCCACTCCATGTCTGGTGGTGGCATGTCCCTAACAGGCTGTTTGGGCTTTCTGTCTGGAGGCCACGCTAAGGCATTCTTCCCCAGGGACTCCACAGGTGAGGACGGAAGCTTCTGGTCACCTGGGCTCATAGGCCCTTTTGCCAAAACCGCCATTACAGATGTTGGTTCAGAGATGCTTCAGGGCACTTGCCCACCTAGGTCTCGGGCTGTTGTTTACCTGCCAAGCCTCAAGCTGCTGTGAGAGGTTCAGTTTCTGCTGAATGGCATCCAACAGCTGGCTGTTCAGAGACATCATGTCCATCTTGCACTTGGCAAGTTCCAGCTCTACAGCGTTCTTCCTGCAAAGAAATGAACCACAATGAGGATGGGCACCTTGTGCCAGAGGCACCTGGTTCTTCACGGGGAGACCTGGAGTCCTCAGGGTAAGGAAAGGGGCTGACCCCACACCACAGGGTCACTGTAACTAAACTCTTTGAAGGATGCAACATGCTCCCTAACCAGGCTGTGGTAAGCGATGATCTCTCATCTCTAAACGAGACACAGGGAGTGGTTAAAAGAGGACAGCATTTCCATGAGGACCAGAGGGGAACAAGGGCTTCGCACAAAGGAGCTGCTTGCTGACCCTTCCCACAAGGTTGTGCACCTGAGGGTGGGAACCTTCTCCTGCTGTGGGGAGGTGCTCCTTTGGACTAGCCACTCCCCCAGAGGAACTGCCCCCTAAGATTAAGACGTTCAAAGGAAGCCACATACTGGTGACCACAGTTTAGCAATTCCAGTATCCAATaattgaactgttttttttttttttaacttttttatttatttatttttttccaagacagggtttctctgtgtagttttggaacctgtcctggaacttgctttgtagaccaggctggccttgaactcacagagatcgcctgcctctgcctcccgagtgctgggattaaaggaactgtttcaaaattaaaaaaagacaatataaCATGGACACCAGTAAAAACCCAGACATAGGGTCTTGACTGACAGTTTACCATGATGGAACCAGGAAGAGGCCGAGTTTTGTGAAATAAAACTGCCCGTGTGTCAACACAAcgcacacagaaacacagtgcGTTACGTCTGGTGATGTCACTGACGCTAACTTTGCTCACAGGCTTCAGTATTTTCAAATTTGCATGTTCTGGGTACTGTTTTGCTCACCTTTCCAACATTATTAGAGTTGCTCagtgcaaaacaacaacaaagcaaaaaccgGACCCGTTGGGGGGTATGAAGGGAGGGTGCCGTTAACCGTGCCGCCGTCTGCAAACGCAGCAGCACACGGGGCCTGAAAGCAGACCGTTCAGACCGTGGGGAGCTGCAGGGCTGACCAGCGGAAGCCACCAGCCTCACAGTAACACACTACCCAAGCAAAGCCGGAAGGAGTAGGTGAGTCTCATTTGTGAAGAGCTCAGACCAGACTTCCTCCCTGCCTTGCCCTCTACCCAGCAATTAGTCACTGCTCCACgccccacacaccccaccctgCCGCAGAGTGGGGCATCCACCAGCCGGGCCACTTTGCCCTATAGGAAGCTCCAGGCAGCTCCGGGCTCCTCCCGGCCCCGCCCACTGCGGCTGCAGGCAACAGGGATAGGACCAAGCCTGTCCAATGGGCAAAGGTTCAGACGCTGCAGGTTGCTTCCGTCATGCCCGCTGCCATTGGCTGTTGGAGAACAGCAGAAATCCTCATGGCAGCGGTTGCCATGGACGCGATTTGCCTGACAGTTCCCAGGCACCCCGCAGCGGCTCCAGCTTCAGGAGGGGCCAGCAGATGGCGCCGTGCGCAGCCCGGACCTAGGGGAATGTGCTGACTAACGCCAGGGCCAGGGGCCTGGCAGAGCGGCAGTGCTGCCGGGCCAGAGGGAAAGGGGGTCTTCAAAAGGAACCCCAGACCTGAGTGCTTTTCAATTGTGAGGTGATGAAACTGCTAGCAGCTTCCCTGGACCTCACCTATTGTGTGAGATAAGGAACCCCTTAGGGTTCCTGCAGCCCAGGTTAGCGAGGGGGCCTCTCTCCCTTGGATACACATGAAACAACCAGGTAAAGgagcagccccagcccagccaTTCAGACTGAACTCTTTTGGGGAGGCCCCCGCGTGATTATGTCCGGGCACCGAGAACCAGAGACGTGCAGGGAATCCCACAGCCCACATTAGGTGTAAGAGCCTTGCTGAGATATATCGTACCCGATTCCCAAAAATGAACTACAAGTGATCGACAACCCAACGTGAGGTCTGATCAGAGAAGAAATCGGGCAGAAAGGTAACAGGGGATGAAGACCGAAAGGCAGACAGTGAGAAGCTGACTCCTGCTTACAGACACACAGCATCACtcaggccagctctccagccttcgGGACAAGCAGCCCGCAGAAGGGATGTCGGGTCCAGAGGTCAGCGGCCCGAGGGCGATGCCAGTGAGCACAGTGGAAAAGCTTACTGCCCTCCTGGCCTTTaatctggggaggcagaggccggcagagctccgagttcaaagccagcttgatagACAAacctagttctaggacagccagggctacacaaagaaaccttgactcagaaaacccaaaccaaacaaaaaccctttacTTCCTCTGTGGACAGTGAGACAGGCATCCGAGaacaagcacatttttttttttttccaacttttatCTCCTCGGTGAAGGGAGCACATGACTGGGTATCAGCTGGGTGTCGTGGTGCATGCTTACAATCCTGGTCCTTGAGGTTCAGACCAGGGAATGAATtcaagttagaggctagcctgagctgcatgCATAACCGACCAACCAACTTCTAGTAAAACGAGGACCATGTAAAAATATCCCtttgcttttccatttttctgagtTGTTGAATGCAAAGAAATGCACTTATgagccgtggtggcgcacgcctttaatctggggaggcagaggcaggaggatctctgtgagttgaaggccagcctgggttacagagtgagttccaggaagggccccaaagctacacagagaaaccttgtctcaaaaaaaataaataaataaataattaaaaaaaaaataaaaaacaaaacaagaaatgcaTTTATACACTTCTCTTTTGAAGACAGTATTTGAGAAAAT
Proteins encoded:
- the Rab35 gene encoding ras-related protein Rab-35 isoform X2 — translated: MARDYDHLFKLLIIGDSGVGKSSLLLRFADNTFSGSYITTIGVDFKIRTVEINGEKVKLQIWDTAGQERFRTITSTYYRGTHGVIVVYDVTSAESFVNVKRWLHEINQNCDDVCRILDVQLHHRAGSTSKERQLGKTAAAATERCGEAHEKQ
- the Rab35 gene encoding ras-related protein Rab-35 isoform X1, whose product is MARDYDHLFKLLIIGDSGVGKSSLLLRFADNTFSGSYITTIGVDFKIRTVEINGEKVKLQIWDTAGQERFRTITSTYYRGTHGVIVVYDVTSAESFVNVKRWLHEINQNCDDVCRILVGNKNDDPERKVVETEDAYKFAGQMGIQLFETSAKENVNVEEMFNCITELVLRAKKDNLAKQQQQQQNDVVKLTKNSKRKKRCC